The region CTGCTCCGGTCCAGCCCAAACTCCTGCCCGTTGGCTTTCCACTTCCCAACAGAGCCCTTCTCATCTGTCGGTGTGATGCTCAGAGCTGGCCTTtggcaccagcagcacaggcaggactGCAAGGAGACAAGAAGATGGAGAGAGGATTTACAAGTGTGGGCTACAGAGTAATAGAGGAGGAAACATTCCCTTCCTGACGTTGGCAAGTCAACCTGCACAGTGCCAGAGGCACAGACTGCACTTCTGAGCCTTGCTGTCCTATGGACCTGCTGAGAGCAGGTTTTCTGAGATAGGGATGGTGTGGATTGGGAATGAAGATACCAAAATCTTTGGTACCTTTTGTGGTTGTGCTTCCTTGTCCTTGAGGTAATATAGGTAATTGAGGTAATACAGGTAATGCTTAGCTGGGCTCAACTTTTTGCCACAGCAGCTGGGAGGTGactcccatcccatcccatcccatcccatcccatcccatcccatcccatcccatcccatcccatcccatcccatcccatcccatcctctTCCTTTCTCAAGGCTTTACTGCTCCTGAAAGTTATCTCCAAATAACTTGTGCTTGAAGTTTAAAGCAGGCTCAGTCCCTGGTTTGTGGGGATGCTTCTGATTCAGAATAACAGGGACTTTTTTGGCTTGTCCTAGGTCCTGCATGGGCAAAAGCCTCCTCATAGCAGGGCAGCAAGCTCTAGTGTACTTGAAGCTGGGAAGAGAAGCACCTGGCAGGGGAAAAAtttaggagaagaaatattatcAGTATATGAGCAAGTAGGGGAAGGCTGTGGGCTGCTGGCAGCCCCTGCATGTCCCTGATGGGGCATTTGTGTGGCAGCCAGGAACTGCAAGGTCCAGACccatctctgcttctctgctgctgcttgctggGTGTGTTTGTCAGATCACTTTCCACCTTTTTCCTCATCTCATAAGCACAGAAGTCCACAGAGGTGTGATGGAGGTGCCCCTGGCTGTGCCGTGCCTGGTCTGTGAGAGCTCGTGTCCCTGGGACCAACATCTGGGAATGGTCACCACAGCCAGGAGCTCTGGAGGGGTCAACCCTACCTGGAAGCAGTTCTTGAATTTCCGACTGACGAAGTAGAGAGCCACAGGGTTGATGCAGGAGTTGAGGGAGGCCATGTTGATCCCAAAGTAATCCATCACTAGGAGGAAactgaggagggaggggagagaagagggtGGATGTGTTGGAAGCTCACGGAGAACTGAGGGAGGGTTTCCAAAATGCTGCTAACTCCCTGGCCTGGGAACCTGTTGCCATGGAGGGGCAGTGACTGACACCACAGAGGTGAACACAAAGCAGCCCCTCCTGTGGTTGGGCAATTgtgcaatattttctttagaagaGCATTTCCTGAGGAAACCCAGAGGATGAGATCTGATTTCCCCTGGTGAGCTTGAGAACATCAGCAGTGGTGTCTGGCCTGAACAGGATTTTGGCATGACAGCGAAATACAAGAGAGGAAGACAGGCAGTCTCCAAGTGTGCAGAGCCCTCAGGTGTGCGGCAGTCCcttcagccctgcagagaaggttTCTCTGCCCAGCAGACCTCTTTAAACCATAGCTTTGTAGAGACATATCAAAATctaatttcttctcttcttacgGTTCCCCACACCCTTTCTCTGTGCCCCTCAGGAGAGCAATGCCACCTAGAAAGGAGCTATTGAAAGGTGTTTGTAAGGCAACTCCACCAGCCCATGATGAGCCCAGCAGAACCTCTGCTGGTGCCTGCGGGGGctcccagcactgtgccctccTGTTGCTGCCCCTACCTGAGCAGTTCACATCTGTTGGGGTCCGTCTGGTCATAGATGGTCTTTTTGAGGATGCGGCTGAGGTGGAGCGGCAGCCAGCAGAGCGCAAAGATCACCACAAGGCAGAACACGGTCTTGGCCACCTCCCGGCGCTGCAAGGAGAAGGTGGGCAGGACAGAAGGGATGGTCTGGATGAGCGCTGGAGAGCGGGTGGAGCAAAGCACCATCTCCCCATGCTGAGCAAAAGCCCTTCAAGCAATTTCTGTAATCTGATGTGGGCTGGGCACCCACCCCTTTTGAGTCCAAAGCACAACCTGCAGCTCTCAAATCCTTCATCATGCGGAGGACTCTGAGATCCAGGCTGTAGAAAGTGGTAGGGTACCAGCAGCACAACATGGACCAGATGCCTCTCGCACCCCTTCCCACCAGTGCTCCTGGTGACTTTGCTGAGGTGATACTCCCTGGGACATGGGAGCCTCATCCATCCACCCTTCACACCGTATTATTGTGACAACTCGCTGGTCTGCCTCAAGGGATTGTTCTGCACAGTGTGGGAGGGGACAATGAACTATTCTTTTCCCTGCACCCCTTCTCTGTGATGTGGCACATTCAGCATTTGGTCCAGTTTGTTTTGATCTGGgctggcacagcacagccagatAAGTGACCATAAGAAATTGAAAATCGAGCTGGCCCGTGGCCAGAAGGCTGGTGGTTTGGGTTGTCCCTGAGACTGGAGATCGTAGAGCTGAAGGCCCATCTCCCTGCTTTAATTCATGAATCTACCTCCACACGCCAATATCCACTGACCACTGTCAGCCTGTGTCAGCTCGTATGTGTTCTCTCCTTCAACAGCATCCCTCCtgtttgggagaaaaaaagccttcctggTTTTCTTACCCGTTTCATGTGGTCATTCAGAGCAATTCTCATGCCATTTCTCTTGCTCAACATCTCACATGACATGAGGGTATAGAAGATGCCAGTGCATACCAAGGGGAGGCAGAAATAGAAGCCAAAAAGCCACCAGTCCTTCACGTCACGGTAGAACTgcatgtgaaagaaaaagcaactggaagctggagaaggaaaggagtAACCGGGGCATGAACTGGCCCAGTCCCTGGTGCTGATGCTGATCTGTATCAGACTCTTTTGATGTGTGAAGGTGTAACATGCTAGGGGCACACGGGATTATATTGCCCCAAGGCTGGTACACATGTTTAACCTAAAGAATTAAAGGCTGGTTTACATCTGTCTACCAGCCCGATCTAGCACTCTTGGGCAAGAGACAGTTGCAAGGAGCTTATTTTGTAGACATGGTGGGATAAGTTATGATGCTTTGTAAGGGTCTTCATTCCCTTGCTCACCCTTAGCTGACCCTGTGATAAAGGTTATGCATGCAGACAGTTTGTGGAGATGCTCTTTGACCTTCTGGGACAGTGTGGCAGGTTCTGAAACTTCCCAAGATGTGTCTTGACCTTCCATTGTGGATGGTGAAGACAAGACACAGCCTGAGGACCAGCTGCCTGTTTTCTGGCCCCATATTCAAAGCAAGTCTGCCCCATGTCACTACAATGCTGAGTGTTCTGTGCTTCGTCTGATGTTGCTCTCCCTGTGTTCACCCTGATGATTAGGAGAAGCCACCTATAGAAGCAGAACACCCTGGTTGCCCTTGTCTCCCTCTCCCTTGCACTGCAGCTGCGGTGGGACAGAGTACCTACCATCATGAAGCTGGATTTCTGTTCGGAGGCCAGCATGCACACCCATAGGTGCTGTTCCCAGTAGCTGAGCTCCACCATGTCAAAGGCGATAGCTTCGGGGACTGCAAGCACAATGGCCACTGCCCAGATCAACACCACCTCCACTGCCTTCCACATGGGGATTCCTATCCCCTGGATCCGACTCCAGGACGCTACTGCTCGGTACCTGCCCAACACATGGGAATACAACAGGAGCAGATTGGAGTGAGGAAAGAAACCACCAGGAAGGTGCTGAGAATGTGCAGATCAGAATTGATCCCAAAGGCCCTTTCCCTTAcaccttcctcctccacccCTGAACCTTCCCCTTCAGTGGAATGGGAAAGACAAGAGACAGGGTCTCAATGGATGGATGTGATGGTAGGCTACCCTTGGCCAACGTCTACTTGCCGTTGGGGAGGTGTCACCATCACCTACCACCTCAGCAGTTATCCCAGCACATCATGACCCTCCCCTCAACCTTTTCCCACAGTATTTACTCTGTCACTAGAGTCAGTTCCTTTTGGATTTCAGCTCTGCATGACAGGaccctgtccccatctctgaATCTGGCCTGGGACAAAGCCACCCTGCAGTCTGCCTTTTGGTTACAAAGAAGGAACGTGCTATAGCTGCAGAAGTTGATTCTTACCTGTCGATGCTGAGAGCACAAAGGCTGAGGACTGTGATGCCCACCGAGGCTTTCTGGATGAAGGGGACCAGCTTGCACACCTGCACTCCAAAGGGCCAGTTCTTTGCCAAGAGCTGGGGAAGAACCGCAGGGTTAACAGCCTGATTCGGCAAAGCATGCCCAGCTTCCCGTGATAGCAGGTGGTTACCCACAAGGTGCGAGAAGCCcacaaaaagcagctgaaagcacTCTGAGGTTACCTCCACTGAGATTACACCGTGTGCACTCTCCAGTATTCTGTGTTGTACTGGGAACCACTTGTTTCCCAAAGGGCTCATGGTGAGAGGAGTTGTCACACAGATGGAAGGATGGTCCAGATACCAGGTTCTGAATCCATACCCTGAGTGTTTTTGGATGAATCTGAACCCTAAATGCCAGAATTGGCTTTGGGTATTTTCAGAGGGAAAATGGGTTAATTCCCTGAAAGAGCCAAAATTCAGGAAGGACAGCTTCTTTCAAGTGGCTTTCAAAGCTGTGTATAATAGTCTTAAGCCCTTATCATACTCTGACCCTCTACCACACTTAGATTCCTTATAGGACACATACTCTGTGACCCCAAGCTCAGCTGAGGCAAGCAGAGGGTATCAGTGGGGACAAAATATCCTGAAGGCAGCAAAAATCCAGGTCACTCACTTATGAGAATGAGACTGAGCCAGGGTTCACAACCCTTATGTCCCCGTGACACCTGGAGCCCATCCTAAGCTTACCCCTACTCAGAACCATCCACGCCTATAAGCTCTTGAGTCTGGTCTCAGAAAGAAGACAAATCAATCCAGAAGCTTTCCTGGAAATCAGAGTCTCGGGCGAAGGCAACCAGCCAAccctcccctttcctttggtCTGCAAACTTGGGTAGTCCACCCATCTCATCTGTCACCATGTCATGAGGAAGACACAGCACGAAGGAACTGGGCTACCCTTAgaaccaggttgctcaaagtcaGTTTGGCCTTCTTAAACAAGCAACAATTTCTCCTCCAGGAGGTGGCTGGAAgcaagagaggcagaagggaGAGGGGTGGTTCAGGTGGCCTAGGGAAATCCTGAACCTCACTCCAGAACTATCAGTATAGATGTGGTCAGAGCAGGGAGTCCCAGCCCTGGAGATTTTACCCAGTTTTCCTGTTACAAGGCAGGCAACACCAATGCAAGATGCTGTCCTTAGCATGGACAAAATGTCTTGACTCTTCCTTGTGTTGGCTGCAAGCTGTGCTAGTTGCAGCTCGAAGAGACATCCAAGTGTGTCTCCAAGCCAGCAGCTTGTGTGAACAGGAGGTATGCTGTAGATGAGGTCTTTTGTCTAAGCCATGAACTCTGCACAAAGCTCAGTGCAACCCCAGTTCTTGGCTGGCCAGGATGCAGAGCTGGGTATAGAGCCCATGACTCATTTATCTGCCAGATTTCCTCAGTGGGGTCATTCTTACAGCCTCCACCTGCTCCCACAtgccccttttttttaatatgtgggATCTTCATACAACAGAGACTTGTGAAATTTGTCAGAATGGGGCAAACATCTCCTGAAGGGATGGGCTGTCAGAACCATGTTCTCACAGTCCCATTGTACAAGCCTTGTTTCTTTGGGAACGCAGGCTAAAACCAATCCAACTGCCCCGATATTGTGTGTGATGTAACCATGACAGATGGACTTTGCAGTCCAGATCCCCCAAAGCTGAGGAGCATTTGTGTCCTGTGGAGGCAGGCCTGCCATATATTTTGCTGTTACTCTGTTCTTGTTAAATGTACATTGCACAACCCAAATTCTTTCCCTGGCCAGATGGTGCATTTCCCATCAAGCGTGGCAAAGGCAGAATTAAAATGTGTATCTTCCCTCCCATTGTTTTGACAGGGGACAAATACTGGAGGGGCTTTGCTCTTCAGGTCTTTG is a window of Columba livia isolate bColLiv1 breed racing homer chromosome 12, bColLiv1.pat.W.v2, whole genome shotgun sequence DNA encoding:
- the LOC102096955 gene encoding endothelin receptor type B isoform X2; the encoded protein is MVTTKTQPRPNQGHPIGVARTSASSFAIWSSMARIPAPTTLAILLTCLFSRAHSQTPQAFQESTIPFEVLSQEQAYSLVQPSLFQDAKLSNISESLPRSTSSEPPLLPVCLKPADIRHIFKYINTIVSCTIFIVGIIGNSTLLRIIYKNKCMRNGPNVLIASLALGDLLYILIALPINVYKLLAKNWPFGVQVCKLVPFIQKASVGITVLSLCALSIDRYRAVASWSRIQGIGIPMWKAVEVVLIWAVAIVLAVPEAIAFDMVELSYWEQHLWVCMLASEQKSSFMMRREVAKTVFCLVVIFALCWLPLHLSRILKKTIYDQTDPNRCELLSFLLVMDYFGINMASLNSCINPVALYFVSRKFKNCFQSCLCCWCQRPALSITPTDEKGSVGKWKANGQEFGLDRSSSRLSNKYSSS
- the LOC102096955 gene encoding endothelin receptor type B isoform X1 encodes the protein MVTTKTQPRPNQGHPIGVARTSASSFAIWSSMARIPAPTTLAILLTCLFSRAHSQTPQAFQESTIPFEVLSQEQAYSLVQPSLFQDAKLSNISESLPRSTSSEPPLLPVCLKPADIRHIFKYINTIVSCTIFIVGIIGNSTLLRIIYKNKCMRNGPNVLIASLALGDLLYILIALPINVYKLLAKNWPFGVQVCKLVPFIQKASVGITVLSLCALSIDRYRAVASWSRIQGIGIPMWKAVEVVLIWAVAIVLAVPEAIAFDMVELSYWEQHLWVCMLASEQKSSFMMFYRDVKDWWLFGFYFCLPLVCTGIFYTLMSCEMLSKRNGMRIALNDHMKRRREVAKTVFCLVVIFALCWLPLHLSRILKKTIYDQTDPNRCELLSFLLVMDYFGINMASLNSCINPVALYFVSRKFKNCFQSCLCCWCQRPALSITPTDEKGSVGKWKANGQEFGLDRSSSRLSNKYSSS